cacttcaaaggtattcaaaagaatttttacgAAATTTATTcgaatttacaaaaataacttGCGATTCTTATAAAGTagtatttttaacttattttgataACTTAATACGGATACACTTATTTTAGGAGTATGTTTTTGACACTCATATTacacttcaaaattaaaattaaaattaaattgtaaaataataatattttaatttttataaaaaaaattatgaacttgttttacttgaaaTAAATTCTACAAATTTTTGGTTCAACCAATAATAATTacgcattataaaaaaaaattagtttactcATGTTTTTTGacctaaaaagacaaaataagtTAAACTTACTCGTAAATCATGTCCCATTAAATTTGGCATAGAATTGACGTAATTGAAGCTTAATAAACATTAtcaatttgaaataataatagtaacaaacGATGTTTTTATaacattaccaaaaaaaaaaaaagaaataaaaatagccGCCACAGTGCAGTGAAAGCAgtagtagaagaagaaaacacGAGTTACGCACAGTCCCGGTGccgccaccaccaccattgGTTTCAGTCAACTAATGGCAACCACTCTCACTCCAATCCAAACCCTCAAATTCTGTTCTCCCAATCCCAAACCTCTCTTCACTCCCAAACCTCTCTTCTCTCCCAAACCTCCTTCCATCTCCACACCTCACACCTTCCGCGCCGATAAACTCTCTCTCTCCGTCTCCGCCGCCACCTCCTCCTCCAACGGTCCTCCCTCTCCTCCCTCCCCCGCTCGCTCAAAGCACGTCCTCCTATTCCCTTCCCTTTCACTCCTCTGCGTCCGATTAGTTACTGTTCTATTCTGCTCCGATTCATTACTAATTGATGATTACTATTGACAATGCAGGGTTCGTCGACACACGATTTCCGTGTTCGTCGGCGATGAGAGCGGAATGATAAACCGGATTGCCGGCGTGTTCGCTAGGAGAGGATACAACATCGAATCCCTCGCGGTTGGCCTCAATGAGGACAGGGCTCTCTTCACCATCGTCGTGTCAGGGACCGATAAGGTGCTGCGCCAAGTCATGGAGCAGCTTCAGAAACTCGTCAATGTCTTAAAGGTTCACCGTCTTTTTCGTGACATACCAATTCCGTGTAACTGGCGTTTTTATTGTGTGTTTTTGTGAGATGTCATTTGGAGAAAGTGTTTGATAGTGAAATTAGTGAGAGATTGAATCTGAAGGAAACGTGTTGCTAATGCTGGCTAGGTAGAGGATCTTTCGAGGGAACCACAGGTGGAACGTGAACTGATGCTCATAAAAGTGCATGCGGATCCGAAACACCATGCGGAGGTACCTGCTTAGTGGTTTGTGGTTGCTGTATATGCATGCATCTGTTATGTtatgtgtgtgttttgttttgttgattgcttctatttgtttatttatttatttttgctggAATATTCTCAGTTGAAGTGGTTGGTGGACATCTTCAGAGCTAAGATTGTGGATATCTCGGAACATTCGGTGACAATTGAGGTTATTGCTGGACAccttttaatatgttttaatttttaatttccatgTTTTAGTGAATGCTCTGTATTCATATGTACTCACAATCAATTGGACTGTACTTGTAAAGTGGAGAAAATTATCATTGCTGTTtcattaagataattatttactATTGGAGGTGAATTGTGTTATGAGAGTATGGTACAGTACCTTGTAAACAGCTCATCTTGGGAATATactacatatatttatatactcTTCCTTTTATTGCATAAATAATAATGGTGTAATTACGAAACTAAGGTTGGAGTATGACTATACTGTGGTTGACTTGTTGGACTGGCTGTTTTTATGTTATTCTGTTCTTGATAGGAGTCTTTCATTTTTACACAAATAGGATTTTGCTCATCTTTAAATAATATCAGGAATAAATAGTGTCCTGTATGAGCTGGGTAGATATTTTTTAGCCTTATTTGTGCAAGTGTTTGTttcatattttgattattttcttttccatctACCTATTACTTAGTCACAACACAACCATTTCCATATCATTACTTGCAATTTGTCATTAGATATTCTTGGTTATAAAATCAGGTCATAATCTTGGGTGAATTGTTCTGCTAATGTTACAGGTAACTGGAGATCCAGGGAAGATGGCTGCGGTTCAAAGAAATTTCAGCAAGTTTGGAATTAAAGAAATAGCCAGAACTGGAAAGGTTGGAAAGCTCAATTGAATACCTAACAaatttccttaactttttatctTGTCTATTTTGTTGAGCATTATAAGGCTGTACAAAATTTACTAATTCGTTATTATTGGATGATGTAACTATACTTAGATTGCATTAAGAAGGGAAAAGATGGGTGCATCTGCTCCATTTTGGCGGTATTCAGCTGCTTCTTATCCAGATCTTGAAGGAAGAACACCTGTTAATGCCCTTGTGGGAGCAAAAAATATGAAACCTGTTGCCAAACTTGATACACCTGTGGGGGTATGATCTTATTTACTCTTCAACTCTACTGTTTCCATTCTAAACCTATGTTTGAGCACTTCAACCTGAAAATTTAAATGTTGTAgcttgaaattaaataattggCATATCCTATCAAAAGTGTTAAATTTAGAATTCACAAACAAGCTTAGTTTCCTGAAGTAAAATTATGCTAGACAAATATTGCAAAATGGTTTTAACACTTATGCATATCGCAAACACTATTGATATTACAGCTAAGGGTCTTTTCTACTGAACATCTTTTGTCCCATGTGCTTTGGAATATATTCTTGTTAGATTTATGTTGTCTTTGGCTCTTTCCTTAACATCAATTGTtctaatttttaagtttatagAATTTCAATGATTGGCTAAAGAAGAACAAATCAGTAACTATTGCAAAGAATGAAGCTAATGCTGACATAAAGGCACTCCATTACTACATGTTTGATATTCTTCtgttctttgatttgtttgctcATTAGTAAATTCAAATATAGTCTGACCTTTTCTTTTGACATGTTTGCTTTTGTGAAGGGAGATGTTTATCCTATAGAACCATCAGATGGTTTTACAGTCAATCAAGTTCTTGACGCTCACTGGGGTGTCCTCAATGATGAAGATGTAAGTGGTTTGTAGTGGCTTATTGTCCTTAAATGTATCCCTTTTTCTTGTTTCCTTCTAATACATAATAGATATACATACATTATCTTCATTTGCAGTTTCTTGTTAGTGCTTTTTTATGTTTCCCCTTTAGAGTTTGATTTAAATAGTGATGTAGTTTCTGTTTGAGTTTTTGGTtacatatttgaatatatttgttagaaaatatatggaaatatccaaaaatattttatcatatctgAGAATAACCTCTTTAGGAATAGATTCCCAATTTCCTTATTACCTCTTAGGATTAGTTaccatatttctttattttatcataatatgTTTCCTTaattgattatgattatgattaatataaataagGCTTAGTACTTTTAGGTTTTATGAACATATCAACACATCAATACATTATAATACATCTCAGTTACTATCAACTAGTGTTtcattctcttttatctttcttcctCCCTTAATACCTAAAGCCCCAGAATTCCAACATGGTATCAGAGAGGGTACCATTCTCCCTCTTCTGTGCCTTCACTACTATGTTTATTGTACGTTAGCATGTAATATTCATCAATTTTATGAATGACATGCTTGTGACTGTCTTACTGTTGGTGGAATAATTCCTTCAGACCAGTGGAATTCGATCACACACGTTATCCATGCTTGTGAACGATGCTCCTGGAGTTCTAAACATTGTTACAGGAGTTTTTGCTAGAAGAGGCTATAACATTCaggttttctttttattttattttataatatttgtgtaCAAATTGCAAGCACATAAATCCAATGTTTTTGATTTCTCTGTTTTCTCATCTTGAATCTGCTTTGTTATTTCCAGAGTTTAGCTGTAGGACATGCAGAAGTTGAAGGACTTTCTCGACTTACAACTGTGGTTCCTGGGACAGATGAGTCAATTAGCAAGTTGGTGCAGCAACTCTATAAGCTAGTAGAGCTACATGAGGTTCAAAATCTCTTTGAAAAATAATGCATCATATcctatacataaattatttgctttgagtaatatatttttttagtgtttctGTTTGCAGTGTCCTGTAGCACTTTGAGTGCCTGTTTAAGTTTTGTTTGGAGAATTATTTACATACTTTTTCCAGTTCCCTGAgagaagtttaaaataaaaatgcttctgaaaaaaaaaagaaactattcCCAAACACCTACTAAGTGCAGATCTCCCACCAGTGTCCTAGTGGATACAGAATTTGGCATATCAGGTTTAGCCCAACATGTGACCCTGAGTAGTCTACAATGTCACccaactaagtttttttttttttttttgcaatttgtgTTGAAACTTTTGAAGTGGAGGAGGAAAAAGTTAATGCTTGATTAGCCTGAAACTGTAATTCTGTGGTATAATCCTATTATATTGTAAAATCAGCAGTTATATTAGAGTGTACTAAATTGCAGCTACAGTAAGGATTTAGGTGTATTAGGTTAAGGAATTTGTCAAAGTTGTTAGGTTATTTCTCTAAGCTACAGGTTTCAACATTGAGCATGTAATCCTTGAAATCTTCATTGATCATAGTGACTTTCCCCCTTATTTTTGCCCATGGACATTAGCCTATAGTTTACTGTACAAACCACAttaaattcctttctttttttgtttgtgcaCCTTGACATGACTACTAGCACAGGACATTTGTCTTGAAAAGCCTTTGTTGGGACTTAAATGCAGAGTTAAATATTAGCAGATTTTGTGTTTCCTAATATTATGTGAATAATAAAAAGAGTATTCTGAAACTTGAGATCTTGCACTGGTCTTATTTTTAGAATCTTTACTAGTTTTTGGAATCTTTAGTATAATTCCAGAATTCCTATCGAAAAACATTCTATCAAATCTCTTACTTGAAGCATAAATCCTTATCTTCCTATCTTCTGTTTCTTTCTTATGTATTTTACCTTAGAGAATGAGATTGATAGAGTGCATAAATATTTTAcctattttaatgtttaaaaaatctGGCCATTGCATTCTTTTCTGTATTTAAACTGATATTTCTTCAGGTTCGTGATATCACCCACTTGCCATTTGCTGAGCGAGAATTGATGCTAATAAAGATTGCTGTAAATGCTGCTGCACGGCGTGATGTCCTTGATATTGCTAGCATTTTCCGGGCTAAAGCTGTCGATGTATCTGATCACACAATAACTCTGGAGGTGAATTTTATGCAGACTTTTCAACCAAGTGATATGGCATTGTATTTAATGTCAACTTATATTGATACTCATAAACATGGTGGATACTGGATACCTCTATACTGTGGAGAGAATGTTGAGTTTAGTGACTATAGTGTAATTACAAATTGCACTAAAACCAATTAGTTTAGCTAAACGTTACATTGTTACTGTGCTACACGTTCATAGGATTCTGCATTTTTGCCAGTTTAATATCTGTTGGATCATGCATCAAGTTTTGTTCCAACAGCCAATGAAACCACCACAAATTGGGCAGGGTAGAGCCCCAATTGGTCCTCAGTTTATCACAAAGATTTTTTCTCAGTCATGAAAATAGATAACATTAAGCTATTTATCCAGCATCCTAACATTCTAAGAATCCTGTTATGCCCATTGTCTGCAGCTTTCCACATCCATGTTTTTCCATTGACATGATAAGCTATCAGCAATAGAAATGCTTTTCTTCTCATGTTAACAAATATAATTGTAGATTTAAATAAGAATTGTACCCTAACCTTTGTTAGTAACTCTATTTATTCTTCTTCCAcattaatattaaatacaaaagtgGGGCACtgaaatgacatttttcctCAAAAAGTGTAATATAGTAGAAGTTAACAACTGATGACACCATATTGGTACAAGTTTCTCGGCTTTTCTTCGAAGTCATTATTTCTTCCTTCCGACTAGGCCTATGGTTATTAAAACAACAGGCTACTGCTTTTTTCTTAATAAGGTTATGCTGATGacagaaaatggaaatttgatttttatatttatttatttgcttcaAAGTATTTGCTAGTTTTGAAATGTCTGCCCTGATGACTTCAGATTGACAGatcctttattatttttgatttttaactaattggTATGCTTTTGAACCAGCTTACTGGAGATTTGGACAAGATGGTTGCATTACAGAGATTGTTAGAACCATATGGCATTTGTGAGGtatgttttataaattttttccacTTACCATAGTAGATATTTTGCTGAGACAGTTGACTTGTTTAAATTCCGTATTCCATAAACTTCCAGAGTCGAATTTGGTGCATTTACTTCCTCAAATGTATCTCCTGATTCTGTCCAAGATTGTTTACTCAGTTGCTATTATTTTGTTCTGAGGTTTTCCTTTATTTTACGGGTCAGAATATTCATACTGGAGGAAAGAACTCAGTTTTGCTAGTCTTGGCTAAGAtgtacttgttttcttttgaagCTCTGTAGAGGATAAGAATAGGATGAGCCCCCTAAACAGGCAGTTAGCTGAGTCATTCTTACACGTCgatgttcattttttattatctacaAAACACACCAGTagccattattttaaaaacctaattagggaatataaatataacagTCAAAGAAGAGGGTTAAGAATAGCATTCCAACCAGAATTTGGAGTacatgtattttattaaaatataaaaataacaatacatcagaaaaaatgaaaaatataccacaatgaataaaaataaatttttaaatattaaaatttagttttttaaataatttttcactgTATAGAATGATCtttatattaatatgaaatttggaAAAACCTTCTCTAAAGTATAAACGACTTTCTCTGTAGAACAAGCAGAGGTATATTCACCTTTGAATTTTGCTATATTATGATCATGATGCACATTAAATTCAATCAAACAGTGAATATACATGCAAATGTTTACTTTGAACCTTTTCCTTAACATTTTGCTTCCTTTtagcaaaaggaaaaacaagcTAGCCACCGTGCATGCTATACttggttttggttttcttaGTGTGCTGTACTCCATCCTAAAGGTTCAAGATTCAAATTCCATTAGGAACAAGTGGGATGTGATACTCCTATCCTCTAATGGACTAAAGAAAAGACTCTGTTAAACACTGTCATTTACCAAACCTGTGCTGGATCAACACTCAACAGTTTAGTGCTGAACCGGCCAGTTATCACCAGTTCAAGGCTAGTACAGTTCTAACATGTAATTGGACACAACTGGCTGGTTCGGTCTTGTTTTAAGACTATGGTTTTTGCTCATGCTCCTATTGCACCGGCACTCTTTACTTGTAATCCAGTCTTTCTGATGTTTGTTATTGTTTCAGGTGGCACGAACTGGGCGAATTGCTCTAGTCCGCGAGTCCGGTGTGGACTCCAAGTACTTGCGTGGATACTCTTATCCTTTGTAATCACTTTCACCTGGGTGGAAGAACAATCAAAGTCTTAGGATTTTAAAGCTTGTACTTTCTCTTAAACATTGCCTACGGATTCTTGCCTTCTCAACTATAATGTTAAGTCTTTCAGTGATTTGCAAATATAGGCTTGGGATGACatctgagattttttttttaaaaaagttttcctCCTCTCAactttgcttaatttttttggttgaatTACAGTTTACTATTTTGTGTAGGGACAAATTTTTTGCATGtcaaaatatttatgtttcttACTTGGATGTTGTCTTTCCAAAATTAAAGATCCTTGTACTAATGCTATCGAGTCCTATGTTGTATGCATTAGgacattaattttattgtttgtgcaattgtgatgtttttaaacatatCAGTAATATTTTCTCGTAttgatttatatgtttttcGCTGAAGAGTAATTGTCTTATGATAATACCAAGTTACCAACATTGTGTTATTTACATCTACCAATACAAAATAATGGAAGGTTCCAAAATAGTCGATGAATTATTACTAAGaggaataaaaattattaattgataGTGCAGGATTTCATGAAACTAATTGAAAAATCACGTAGATATTCATTGATTGAGTcgacaattttttttccaatatgaTAGTTCTTAATGTGCTTTTATTCATAAGGtattttaatgtatattgaGTCAAATATTAGATTTTGTGTAATAACATAAAGCATTAATTGCAAGTTTTACTatcaaacttttattatttgaaaattttatcatacaactttcataattttttgtgaatttCATCCCTCAAATTTTTATTCCACCCATTTTATTATCCAACTTTTAGcatttagtaaattttattatctaaattttgtattttattatcatagtaagaaaatgacattttattttatctgtaACTTTTTTTGTGACACACTAATAACAtacgtaaaaattaaaaacttgtgataatttgtcaaataataaaaattaagtgataaaatttataattaagcataatataaatattaggtGTTAAGTTAACCAATGAACTAAAATATGATGAAAAGGGAAGAGgtcaaatttacaaaaaataatcataataacaGACAAAATGCAATCAagtcaaattattaaaaatgtaattataataaaataatgattaaataatGAAGTTAACAGTACACATTTTtaccaaaaagtaaaaatataatttaaccctTTAAACAATCAAGTCaaataatgattaaataatcttttagctaatatttaagttttttattattatttgtctttaacattttaaatttgattttagtgcCTACCATCAAATATCAACATTaattaatacataataaaattaaaatgaaacaaattgaCTTGTGGCGTCACAAGACAGTtatgtaattttgttttaataacgTTTTTTAAATCCTTGATAAGTTTATCATCATTTAACACTATTACTTAACACTAactaaattctttaaaaaaactaaaatcaaaacaaaaatattttaaatgactaAAATCAAGACTATAAGGTTATTTAAGCcttgttatttataattttttttatatttgaattaaaatgaagATTAATACAACCCACATGAGTTTCAActaatgaaagataaaagtatCCAAACACAAATTGCCAGGGGTATGAAATGGTTGGAGAGACGTGCAATTAACATTTAACAATATGAAAATAACACTACATTACCAAACTAAAACCACTGCAGAAGGCAATGTATGTGAACACACAACAGAGCTTCTGGACGGGAAAAAGTTCCCCAGCCACACAaatcttgttttaaaaaaagaaaatatttattataaaacgtTAATAACATTCGTTGTCAAGTCCATCATCACGGAACCCATCAGCAACAGATCATCACCGAGTTTTCTTTACTCTTCTGCAGCACTAGCAGCACTAAGATCCACACTGAGGTCAATAACCTGTTTAAAATTATGAGTACAAGAATCAGCATGTTACCCAATTACCAAGAAAGTTATCGAGAGAATATCATCAATCGTTATTCAAGATTTCCCACGCCCAAACAGGTTGCTAGTCCACCCATAAGGTTTCTGATTACTCAATGGTATTAATgcaatagcaacaaatacaaaatcaactagaatgttcaatttttttctttcaccgcCATTCTTCAATCAAATTATTAACGAGTCTACACTTAgtttatttataagaatcaGAATTCATGAAATCAACCGATTTTGGAATATACAAACTGTTCATATTAAGAAAATGTTTGgttaaagaatataataaaagatcattttattaacaaattacaCCCCTGAAACTGCTAGCCATCAAATTTCCAGTGAGACATCCATTGTATAAGGAATAGAAAGATgagaatgaaatttaaaattcattgtaTAACTCTACAAAACGACCATTGGATATCCAACTCATTCTAAAATGATCAATTAAAATTGATCTAAGCCATTTTAGCTTTTGGGAGAGGGGAAGAAGGGAATCTAAGGATTTTTTACTTTTGAGAAAATgttctgttttcatttcttattttcacttttaattacaaaaatgtcattttgttctcattttattttccattttcaaAGATTTGTTCCAGGTCtctgaaattataaaacaaggGTGAGGCTAAAAAACAGAAAGACTCAAAGTGCTATTTTCAAAGATTTGTTTCCCGAACAAATCAATGAAAGTAGAAGACCAAGTAATAAATTtgcaattaaaagtgaaaactgaaatacaaaaaaacattttctttgcAGAAAATTGATTTACAAGAACCAAAAAGCCATATCAAAATCCGAAGCCAGTGTGAAACTTATGACTCATGCAAGTGCTTACATAATTTACTTAACCAACATGGCTCAACTAATAGCATTTAGTTGTAGCTAAGCAACCATTTTCCCATATAGGAATTAGGGCCCTAAGAACAACCGATTCCTACAGTATGTAGACTTATAGATATGTGatacaatattataaaatacaGTACTATTGTGGAACAATCTCAGTCACTATTTGTGGCTTacaaattaattcaagaaatggAAACAAGTGGTAACCAAGGCATAACACTTACCTTTCCAGTTATCAATGTATACATGTTGAGAACGTCATCCACAGTCGACTCAAAGTGAGTAGTAGCATCATAACTCTGtcaaaaagttttaaatatgGTATTGTCAACCGATCAACATATGGCACAAATATTAATAACACCACTGAGTAAACTCACTGTTGATATAAAGCAGTTGTCCAAAGTGGGTTCGTTGACTGGTTCATATCTGTCATAGATATCAAAAAATATCTCATCAACAGGTCCTAGAAGGTCAATTCCAGGTTTCAGTTCAATTGCCGGCTGATCTGTCTCTGCCTCAGTTGATACAAATGCAATAAATTTTCCCTTTGGAGCAACATTGTGAGTATACGAACAACAAAATAGGTACCTGACCAGGAGAACAGAATAGAGCATTCAATTTAAAGAGGAATACacaatttataattgattgGGAATCGCATGCTCAAAACATTAGtaattttttcaagttttaaacaTCCAATCATCTTAGAATTTTAGTATACCTTCTGTATTGGGGATGATTACAAAATTAACAGTCCTAACCAGATCATGACGTTTTATGGTGGTGTTTACTATGTTTAATAAGAAGAGTTTAACATCATACATTTATAATTAGTATAGCTGACtttgctgatcaaaaaaaaaaaattagtatagcTGAAAAAGAGAACCAAAGGACATGACAGGAGATTGATATTGATATGTAAAACATAACACATACCTAATGGTCATTTATACTAATAGTCTAGGTCAATTTAGTGGTTACTAATACAATACAAATAGTATAACCCTGGACCAATAGGACTGTTAAGATCACGAGACTCTGAACATAAGAATCCAAATATTCTAAAACTCTGTAAGCTAAAGCTTGTTAAGCTTTACAAATAAATTAGAAGCATACTTGCATTTTTCACTCGTCAGCTTGACGGTTCAGTGATAGACGCAAACTTATTTCATGCTGGAACCATTTGATAATTCGGATGAGACCGAGTAATTTAGCTTCAGTCAAGAAACCACTGTCCATGCTAATTAATGGTCCCAGTAGCATGATATACATTGTATCAGTATTGCAAAATTttctagaaatatatatatatatatatatatatatatatatatatatatatatatatatatatatatataacatgctGCATGTCAACTTACATGTCTGACTTCCGACCCAACTGTTTCTGTGGTAAAATAATTTGCACTGAATGGGAATCATCAGTGCTGGGGATTGGGTGGCTCATGATGGCTATCGCCCTTGCAACCCTACCAACCTTCCTCACCTGTTGAAATGATTACAATTTTGTATTAAAGAAGGACGCAATTTCCCATCAAGAgtcatttaagaaattaatatcagTTCACCATTCAccactaatttttttatcaacagtAGTTAAACATACTTCAGAAACTAAACTGTTACATAGCATGACTCCTAGACTTTAGAAGCAAGCAATTTTTCACTCTCACCATCACCTGAACGGGTTGTAAATAGTGAAACTAGAGGTTGGTTTCTAATACCTTGCCAGGCAAATATGATGGATCACAAACAACTTTTTTACACTTTGCAGTTTCCCCTTCAGATGTAACACCAACAACCTTTCCTTCCTCATCAAATTCTACCTGGCAttcaagcaaaaaataaaaattccacAAGAGTGTATATCAGCATgctgttcaaacttcaaaacaaatcaaaatcacatgGCAATTATAGTACAAAAATAGGATGGAAATAAACACAAGTTCAATAATTTAAGAAGGTATATATATTGGGTTAGGATATACTGACAGTGGTGTATATCAAATTCATAATCAATTATACACCAACGAATAAATTTTTCAAAGTTAGCATTAATTCATGCTCATAATTTTCACATaaccaaatattattttccaCTCAATAAAAGTGTCTTCAAACTAGCAATTAATACATTTTTCAAAGAAACTAAAACATCAACTACTTGATGACAAATTGACAGCATGattgtattcaaattttaaaaaatatgacattcaagatctaaataataattatagttCGAAGActggattaataaaaaaaatcctaaaaagttGTAATCATGTAAGTGTGCCAAGTCTTACACTAGTGTCaattgagatatatatatatatatatagaaagagagagagatgtgtgtatgtatgtatgtataataGAGTATATACCTTGCACTCAGGCTTATTCAACATATATGTTCCACCATAAACAGCACTAAGCCGTGCAAATGcctgatgaaaagaaaaaaagaattacgGAACCTTGAGCAAGACAACTTCCAACAGTATATTCCAGAAAAGAGATGAAGCAGATGGGTAGACATGTAGAGAGTGAGATACCTGGGGAAGCTCTCCTAAACCATACAAAGGATATATGTAAGGTGACCCTCCTTGAAAGCGTGCAAGAGACTCTGCATATAACTACAAGTAGGAAACACACATgaatattaaatagagaaacacAATAAAGCTAATGGGAACGAAATGGAACAgaagaaattttcaattaagaagAATCCACGAATGAGAATGAATTACAAGTGCATGATAACGCAGTAAACTTACCTTCATTCTCTTCACGGTGTCCAGTGCTGGCTCAGCCAAGTAGCGATCATCGCTATGAAGCGCCAAAGCATGACCAATGAAGTCTATAGTGTTATCATCAAGGCCGTATTTTCTGTCA
This genomic interval from Glycine max cultivar Williams 82 chromosome 5, Glycine_max_v4.0, whole genome shotgun sequence contains the following:
- the LOC100779210 gene encoding acetolactate synthase small subunit 2, chloroplastic; protein product: MATTLTPIQTLKFCSPNPKPLFTPKPLFSPKPPSISTPHTFRADKLSLSVSAATSSSNGPPSPPSPARSKVRRHTISVFVGDESGMINRIAGVFARRGYNIESLAVGLNEDRALFTIVVSGTDKVLRQVMEQLQKLVNVLKVEDLSREPQVERELMLIKVHADPKHHAELKWLVDIFRAKIVDISEHSVTIEVTGDPGKMAAVQRNFSKFGIKEIARTGKIALRREKMGASAPFWRYSAASYPDLEGRTPVNALVGAKNMKPVAKLDTPVGGDVYPIEPSDGFTVNQVLDAHWGVLNDEDTSGIRSHTLSMLVNDAPGVLNIVTGVFARRGYNIQSLAVGHAEVEGLSRLTTVVPGTDESISKLVQQLYKLVELHEVRDITHLPFAERELMLIKIAVNAAARRDVLDIASIFRAKAVDVSDHTITLELTGDLDKMVALQRLLEPYGICEVARTGRIALVRESGVDSKYLRGYSYPL
- the LOC100810943 gene encoding rab GDP dissociation inhibitor alpha-like (The RefSeq protein has 1 substitution compared to this genomic sequence): MDEEYDVIVLGTGLKECILSGLLSVDGLKVLHMDRNDYYGGESTSLNLIQLWKRFRGDDKPPPHLGASRDYNIDMNPKFIMANGNLVRVLIHTDVTKYLYFKAVDGSYVFNKGKVHKVPANDMEALKSPLMGLFEKRRARKFFIYVQNYNESDPKTHEGMDLTRVTTKELIAKYGLDDNTIDFIGHALALHSDDRYLAEPALDTVKRMKLYAESLARFQGGSPYIYPLYGLGELPQAFARLSAVYGGTYMLNKPECKVEFDEEGKVVGVTSEGETAKCKKVVCDPSYLPGKVRKVGRVARAIAIMSHPIPSTDDSHSVQIILPQKQLGRKSDMYLFCCSYTHNVAPKGKFIAFVSTEAETDQPAIGLKPGIDLLGPVDEIFFDIYDRYEPVNEPTLDNCFISTSYDATTHFESTVDDVLNMYTLITGKVIDLSVDLSAASAAEE